The following are encoded together in the candidate division KSB1 bacterium genome:
- a CDS encoding cbb3-type cytochrome c oxidase subunit I, whose translation ISVAFWNMLGAGVFGFLINPPIVLYYIQGINTTPIHGHTALFGVYGLLAIALMLFSVRHIFKKAAWSDNLLKWSFWGLNGGLMLMTVLSLIPSGFYQFYYAVRDGLWYARSPEVATSKAIQTFSWMRVAPDLVFAAGAILLFVFLVRAVRISFCKKQN comes from the coding sequence ATCTCGGTGGCGTTCTGGAACATGTTGGGCGCTGGTGTGTTCGGCTTTCTGATCAATCCGCCCATTGTGCTCTATTACATCCAGGGCATCAACACCACGCCGATCCATGGACATACCGCTTTATTCGGCGTCTATGGCTTGCTGGCCATTGCCCTGATGCTGTTTTCGGTCAGGCATATTTTCAAGAAAGCCGCCTGGTCGGATAATTTATTGAAATGGAGCTTCTGGGGCTTGAACGGCGGTCTGATGCTGATGACAGTCTTGAGCCTGATTCCATCGGGATTCTATCAATTCTATTATGCCGTGCGAGATGGTCTATGGTACGCCCGCAGCCCCGAAGTTGCCACCAGCAAAGCCATCCAGACGTTCTCCTGGATGCGGGTGGCTCCTGATCTGGTGTTTGCAGCAGGGGCGATTTTGTTGTTCGTCTTTTTGGTGAGAGCGGTGCGGATATCGTTTTGTAAAAAGCAAAATTAA
- a CDS encoding cupin domain-containing protein has product MQKNQSSKLPSAEAVRLEQLIDYSANSIVSREILKTKTGTLTLFAFDAGQGLSEHSAPFDAVVHVLDGQAEIMIGGKIVIAKAGETVLMPANVPHAVTAHQRFKMLLIMIRE; this is encoded by the coding sequence ATGCAAAAAAATCAATCTTCAAAATTGCCTTCCGCCGAAGCTGTTCGGCTGGAACAACTCATTGACTATTCCGCCAATTCCATCGTCAGTCGAGAAATCCTGAAAACCAAAACTGGCACACTGACGTTATTCGCCTTCGATGCGGGACAGGGATTAAGCGAGCATTCGGCGCCATTCGATGCCGTGGTGCACGTTCTGGATGGTCAGGCAGAAATTATGATCGGCGGAAAGATCGTGATTGCGAAAGCAGGCGAGACCGTGCTCATGCCTGCCAATGTGCCACATGCAGTGACTGCCCATCAAAGATTCAAGATGTTGTTGATCATGATTCGGGAATAG